A window of the Gossypium hirsutum isolate 1008001.06 chromosome A03, Gossypium_hirsutum_v2.1, whole genome shotgun sequence genome harbors these coding sequences:
- the LOC121224685 gene encoding AAA-ATPase At2g46620: MVNMMILIPFLLVGLFLILRFLFKTSLLLILLKKFQCLEDWLHVHQLYRVPQFNHLFQENELYVKVSTYLISLPSLEDSDFTNLFTGSKSNDILLHLDTDQTIRDVFLGAIVSWTLEKSENGGAKVLVLRLRKNDKRRILRPYLQHILSVASDICQRKKEIKLRMNVDIPSSGKNGRWRSVPFNHPASFDTLVMDVDLKNKVKADLEMFLKSKQFYQRLGRVWKRSYLLYGPSGTGKSSFVAAMARFLNFDVYDIDLSKVSDDSDLKMLLLQSTSKSMIVVEDLDRFLMEKSKNVSLRGILNFMDGIISCCGEERVMVFTMNSKDEVDEALLRPGRIDVHIQFPLCDFPCFKHLANNYLGVKEHKLFPQLEEIFQGGASLSPAEIGEIMISNRSSPTRALKSVISAMQTNAGAKSRRVSGDGAEDIGGGEQGGLFSREHSVRDFRKLYGLLKMGSRRKDEPLDLGSADKDGSN, encoded by the coding sequence ATGGTAAACATGATGATCCTCATACCCTTTCTACTTGTGGGTTTGTTTCTGATTCTCCGGTTTTTGTTCAAAACATCCTTGTTACTCATCCTCCTCAAAAAATTCCAGTGTTTGGAAGATTGGCTTCATGTTCACCAATTGTATAGAGTCCCGCAGTTCAACCATCTTTTCCAGGAAAACGAGCTATATGTCAAGGTTTCAACCTATCTCATTTCTCTCCCTTCCTTAGAAGACTCTGATTTCACCAATCTTTTCACTGGTTCCAAGTCCAACGATATCCTTCTTCACCTCGACACCGACCAGACCATTCGGGACGTGTTCCTCGGCGCCATAGTCTCCTGGACCCTCGAGAAATCTGAAAATGGTGGAGCAAAGGTGTTGGTATTGAGGCTCAGGAAGAATGATAAGCGTAGAATTCTACGTCCTTATCTGCAGCACATATTGTCTGTTGCTAGTGATATTTGTCAAAGGAAGAAAGAGATTAAGTTGCGGATGAACGTTGACATCCCATCATCAGGTAAGAATGGGCGGTGGAGATCGGTTCCGTTTAACCATCCGGCGTCGTTTGATACTCTTGTAATGGACGTTGATTTGAAGAACAAGGTCAAAGCTGATCTCGAAATGTTCCTCAAGTCCAAGCAGTTTTATCAGAGGCTAGGCCGTGTTTGGAAACGGAGTTATCTTCTATATGGCCCATCCGGAACCGGAAAATCCAGCTTTGTAGCGGCCATGGCTAGATTCCTCAACTTCGATGTGTACGACATCGATTTGTCAAAAGTTTCAGACGATTCTGATTTGAAGATGCTGTTACTACAAAGTACGAGTAAGTCCATGATCGTGGTTGAAGATCTTGATCGTTTCTTAATGgagaaatccaagaatgtgagcTTGAGAGGGATATTGAACTTCATGGATGGAATCATATCTTGCTGTGGGGAAGAAAGGGTGATGGTATTTACAATGAACAGCAAAGATGAGGTTGATGAAGCGTTGTTGAGGCCTGGGAGGATTGATGTTCATATACAGTTTCCATTATGTGATTTCCCTTGTTTCAAGCATTTGGCAAACAATTACTTGGGTGTGAAGGAACACAAACTATTCCCTCAGCTTGAAGAGATATTCCAGGGAGGGGCTAGTTTAAGCCCTGCTGAGATTGGGGAGATCATGATTTCTAACAGGAGCTCGCCAACTCGAGCGTTGAAATCAGTGATTAGCGCAATGCAAACAAATGCGGGTGCTAAAAGCAGAAGAGTGAGCGGCGACGGGGCAGAGGATATCGGGGGTGGTGAACAAGGGGGATTGTTTAGCAGGGAACATTCAGTTAGAGATTTTCGAAAACTATATGGATTGTTAAAGATGGGAAGTAGAAGAAAAGATGAGCCCTTGGATCTTGGTTCAGCTGATAAAGATGGCTCAAATTAA
- the LOC107950352 gene encoding uncharacterized protein has product MERLPSDICLKIFCFLDHQNLASALQVCRKWKLLGSDNKLWCNLFRERWGVDEAAFFAPEPLESTSWKHVYETQDRCDRVGLGLKIIKEGGDYFLVHQGKIQRYLGSRIKRKGVKECESSTTSNHVEEPCRGILDKILFFLGDLEAASADAKRGRLL; this is encoded by the exons atggagagattGCCTTCTGATATTTGTCTTAAGATTTTCTGTTTCTTGGATCATCAGAACCTTGCTTCTGCCCTACAAG TTTGCAGGAAATGGAAATTGTTGGGTTCGGATAACAAGCTATGGTGTAACCTATTCAGAGAAAGATGGGGAGTGGATGAAGCTGCATTTTTTGCCCCTGAACCCTTAGAATCCACATCTTGGAAACATGTTTACGAGACACAAGACCGATGTGATCGGGTTGGATT GGGGCTGAAGATAATCAAAGAAGGGGGAGATTACTTTCTTGTACATCAAGGTAAAATCCAACGCTACCTGGGTTCAAGGATTAAAAGGAAAGGGGTGAAAGAGTGTGAGTCCAGCACAACATCGAATCATGTGGAGGAACCCTGTCGAGGGATTCTGGATAAAATACTCTTCTTCTTGGGCGACCTTGAAGCTGCTTCTGCTGATGCCAAACGTGGTAGGCTGCTCTGA